The Armatimonadota bacterium region CTGGAGGGTCTCGGCGGCCTTGAGCGCCTCGCTCACCATGTAGCCGCAGGCGATGATGCTGAGGTCGTCGCCGGGGCGGAAGGTCTCGGCCCGGCCCAGGGTGAACGGGGTCTGCTCCTCGGTGATGACGGGGATGGGCTCGCGCCCGAAACGGACGTACGCCGGGCCGTGCATGGCGCCGATGGCGACGGTCGCCTTGCGCGTTTCCAGCGCGTCGCACGGCACCACCACCGTCATATTGGGCAGGCAGCGCATGAGGGCGATGTCCTCCAGCGCCTGGTGGGTGGCGCCGTCGGGACCGACCGAGATGCCGCCGTGGGCGCCGCCGAGCTTGACGTTGAGGTTGGCATAGCAGACGGTGGTGCGCACCTGGTCCCACGCGCGGCCGCTGACGAACACGCCGTAGGTGCAGACGAAGGGCACCTTGCCGGCCAGGCTCAGCCCGGCCGCGATGTTGACCATGTTGGCCTCGGCGATGCCGGTGCTGAAGAAGCGCCCGGGGAACTTCTCCTGGAACCAGTTGGCGCGGGTGGAGGCCGTCAGATCGGCCCCCAGCACCACCACTCGCTCGTCCG contains the following coding sequences:
- a CDS encoding transketolase C-terminal domain-containing protein, whose translation is MPEMKPSRDGYGLGLVDLGQADERVVVLGADLTASTRANWFQEKFPGRFFSTGIAEANMVNIAAGLSLAGKVPFVCTYGVFVSGRAWDQVRTTVCYANLNVKLGGAHGGISVGPDGATHQALEDIALMRCLPNMTVVVPCDALETRKATVAIGAMHGPAYVRFGREPIPVITEEQTPFTLGRAETFRPGDDLSIIACGYMVSEALKAAETLQQEDQVSARVINLHTVKPIDRAAIARAAAETGAIVTAEEHQVMGGFGSAVAEVAAAECPVPMRLVGIQDRFGESGEPEELLEAFGCCAGAIVAAAREVLKQKK